One genomic segment of Natrononativus amylolyticus includes these proteins:
- a CDS encoding acyl-CoA thioesterase, whose product MTDALTVDVSVRYRDLDTLNHVNNGVYASYLEEARFAYLEEVLGGTLEEYPFVVAHIELSFERPVTLSDDLTVGIRTANLGETSWTQAYDLRVDGETVATGETTMVSIDPAEKRPSPIPDDVRERVVAFEGLETDG is encoded by the coding sequence ATGACCGACGCGCTCACCGTCGACGTTTCCGTTCGCTACCGCGACCTCGACACCCTGAACCACGTCAACAACGGCGTCTACGCCAGCTATCTGGAGGAGGCACGCTTCGCCTACCTCGAGGAGGTCCTCGGCGGTACTCTCGAGGAGTACCCGTTCGTCGTCGCTCACATCGAACTCTCCTTCGAGCGGCCGGTCACCCTCTCGGACGACCTCACCGTCGGCATCCGAACGGCGAACCTGGGCGAGACGAGCTGGACGCAGGCCTACGACCTGCGCGTCGACGGCGAGACGGTCGCGACCGGCGAGACGACGATGGTGTCGATCGACCCCGCCGAGAAGCGACCGTCTCCGATCCCCGACGACGTGCGCGAGCGCGTCGTCGCGTTCGAGGGGCTCGAGACCGACGGCTGA
- a CDS encoding DUF7001 family protein gives MVDRVTIYGAPTTSTDADAIADWLRDRTAATVTVGGRFLESVSTGDLAERFAAARVRSPSDRATGNTMLGTIRYEERVLEDPDRGGGVLYDGRAIQRALNAALPDEPGLEHLRVALLDRALGTWGDHDGRWHKRVNVLGQPSLVSVPGLYEAPAKPEAYYKEQQRHALLSGDTPPREVLENRIDGAFLLEDDPRTTEALKGYVLQAVHYLETGEAFCPREGCRLYNAHYHETLIESQLRPPEFCEEHAPLYAPES, from the coding sequence ATGGTCGATCGAGTGACGATCTACGGGGCGCCGACGACCAGCACCGACGCCGACGCGATCGCAGACTGGCTTCGAGACCGCACCGCCGCCACCGTTACCGTCGGCGGCAGATTCCTCGAGTCGGTTTCTACGGGCGACCTGGCCGAACGGTTCGCCGCTGCCCGCGTCCGATCGCCGTCCGACCGCGCCACCGGGAACACGATGCTCGGGACGATCCGCTACGAGGAGCGCGTCCTCGAGGACCCCGACCGCGGCGGGGGCGTGCTCTACGACGGACGGGCGATCCAGCGCGCGCTGAACGCGGCGCTGCCGGACGAACCGGGGCTCGAGCACCTCCGCGTCGCGCTCCTCGACAGGGCGCTCGGAACCTGGGGCGACCACGACGGGCGCTGGCACAAGCGCGTGAACGTCCTCGGGCAGCCGTCGCTCGTCTCGGTTCCGGGACTGTACGAGGCGCCCGCGAAGCCGGAGGCGTACTACAAGGAACAGCAGCGCCACGCCCTGCTTTCCGGGGATACCCCGCCGCGGGAGGTCCTCGAGAACCGGATCGACGGCGCGTTTCTGCTCGAGGACGATCCGCGAACGACCGAGGCGCTGAAGGGGTACGTCCTCCAGGCGGTACACTACCTCGAGACCGGCGAGGCGTTCTGTCCGCGGGAGGGGTGTCGGCTCTACAACGCCCACTACCACGAGACGCTGATCGAGAGCCAGCTTCGCCCGCCCGAGTTCTGCGAGGAGCACGCGCCCCTGTACGCGCCGGAGTCGTAG